The Malaclemys terrapin pileata isolate rMalTer1 chromosome 2, rMalTer1.hap1, whole genome shotgun sequence nucleotide sequence AgattcacccccctccccttttccttttcttgtttagATGGCTCCACTCCTGACTATGTCCTGGAGAAGAGATGTTCCCCATCGTGCCCACTCTCTACAATGATTAAAACTCTTGCCACGCCCCAATCTTCTTTTCTCTGCTGCCAGGAAGATTTGTGCAATGGGGTGGGTGACATAAGAATCAGCTTCCCGGCATTGGCAATGAGCATCTTTGCCGGCTTTGTTGTCACCTTTGTCAGGACGGGAGTGTGATCTGCTGGGCAGAGAGGGGGTTTCCTTGCTGAACCCACCCAGGGAGAGACGACATCTCCTCTTTGCAATGCATCCCACCGGGATTAACACTGGGCCTTTTCTATCAAGTGTCATCTTGGATCTCATCACTAAGCTTCTCTACCACCTTTCCCGCCTCGGTCACTGGGTGGAACTCCACGTCACTCAGTGGAACCAGAAGGTTTTCTCTCATGTCCTTGGGGTTGGAGACTTAGGCACTCAGCTGGACTGTGCACATTTTGAATCCACTAGTGGCGCCTGGGGCACGTTGACCAATGCTATATAGGGtaggttagaatcatagaatatcagggttagaagggacctcaggaggtcatctagtccaaccccctgctaaagcaggaccaatccc carries:
- the LOC128832201 gene encoding lymphocyte antigen 6E-like, with translation MKAYLIILLAAVLWAERAHSLHCHVCNTTTANTCTNPVNCSTADRYCTTFIRNGSTPDYVLEKRCSPSCPLSTMIKTLATPQSSFLCCQEDLCNGVGDIRISFPALAMSIFAGFVVTFVRTGV